In Pantoea cypripedii, the following proteins share a genomic window:
- a CDS encoding ABC transporter permease subunit, whose protein sequence is MSITRIPVHFSDSRRRAIDRWVKRVVTACGVGILALMLLLFFWLIWVVMPLFNPPGMQIVASQQLWDKAPVLALGNDGKLGWRISRDEARFIPLDGQPAGPALALQGKPDAVVQSADHNSLLLNMQGDLMLMQPVNGEWRFPLGDRPMHLPQGGVAQMALASLGADQWRIAAQTATGIIVLTLDKSTHVNQIVLSQQQADHLLFSPDGNLLYTSEGRLLRVWQINADGAQLRETQTLVQRPRSLQLLAGGRTLLIQDQRGISQWFAITGPQGPRLQEIHTFDGSSATAMIVTEPQRRVFATLTPEGDVSLFASKQQGATVTRKLDPGIVAAAFSPRGDTLVVERAGQWQRLRLDDPWPDFSWRNLWQKIWYENYPQPDWVWQSTAAGDSYQAKFSLIPMIIGTLKAASLALLFATPLALAAAMYTAWFMTPGLRRWVKPGIEMMGALPSVVIGLIAGVWLAPHISNALIGVLLLPLMLAATLLLCGMLSPRLPARWRQPGYEVLLLLPILLAVTLLTLWLPTHFWPAMGERLAHYEQRNLLVAALAMAFALVPLIFTLSEDALFSVPVSLGQGSLALGATPWQTLTRVVLPGASAGIFAALMIGFGRALGETMIVLMATGNTPVSEGGLFAGLRALSANIAIEMPEAAAGSAHYRILFLSALILLIFTLIINTVAEVIRQRLRQRYSQHEGQG, encoded by the coding sequence ATGAGCATAACAAGAATTCCCGTCCACTTTAGTGATAGCCGCCGTCGAGCCATCGACCGGTGGGTAAAGCGTGTTGTCACCGCCTGCGGCGTGGGGATTCTGGCTTTGATGTTACTGCTATTTTTCTGGTTGATCTGGGTCGTCATGCCACTTTTTAATCCGCCAGGGATGCAGATCGTCGCCAGTCAGCAGCTGTGGGACAAGGCTCCGGTGCTGGCATTAGGCAACGATGGGAAACTGGGATGGCGCATCAGCCGCGATGAAGCGCGCTTTATTCCGCTTGATGGTCAACCTGCCGGGCCTGCGCTGGCACTGCAGGGTAAACCGGATGCGGTGGTGCAAAGCGCCGACCATAACAGCCTGCTGTTGAATATGCAGGGTGACCTGATGTTGATGCAACCGGTTAATGGCGAATGGCGTTTTCCGCTGGGCGATCGTCCGATGCATCTGCCGCAGGGGGGCGTAGCGCAGATGGCGCTGGCTAGCCTCGGGGCTGATCAATGGCGCATCGCTGCGCAAACCGCCACCGGCATCATCGTGCTGACGCTGGATAAATCAACCCACGTCAACCAGATTGTCCTGTCTCAACAGCAGGCCGATCATCTGCTGTTCTCCCCGGACGGCAACCTGCTGTATACCAGCGAGGGCCGTCTGCTGCGTGTCTGGCAAATCAATGCCGACGGTGCGCAACTGCGTGAAACACAAACGCTGGTGCAGCGTCCGCGTAGCCTGCAGCTGCTGGCCGGTGGCCGCACCTTGCTGATTCAGGATCAACGCGGCATCAGCCAGTGGTTCGCGATTACCGGTCCACAGGGGCCACGTTTACAGGAAATCCATACTTTTGACGGCAGTTCGGCTACGGCAATGATTGTGACCGAACCGCAGCGTCGCGTCTTCGCCACGCTGACGCCTGAGGGCGACGTCAGCCTGTTCGCCAGTAAGCAACAGGGGGCGACAGTCACCCGCAAGCTGGATCCGGGTATCGTGGCTGCCGCTTTTTCACCGCGCGGCGATACGCTGGTGGTGGAACGGGCAGGGCAATGGCAGCGTCTGCGCCTTGACGATCCCTGGCCTGACTTTAGCTGGCGCAACCTGTGGCAGAAAATCTGGTATGAAAACTATCCGCAGCCCGATTGGGTATGGCAATCCACGGCGGCGGGGGACAGCTACCAGGCCAAATTCAGCCTGATACCAATGATCATTGGCACTCTGAAGGCCGCCAGCCTGGCGCTGTTGTTTGCCACCCCACTGGCGCTGGCTGCGGCGATGTACACCGCCTGGTTTATGACACCGGGCCTGCGCCGTTGGGTGAAACCAGGCATTGAGATGATGGGTGCGCTGCCGAGCGTGGTCATCGGGTTGATTGCCGGAGTGTGGCTGGCACCGCATATCAGCAATGCGTTGATTGGCGTGTTGCTGCTGCCGCTAATGCTGGCGGCTACGTTGTTGTTATGCGGGATGCTCAGCCCACGCCTGCCCGCGCGCTGGCGTCAGCCAGGTTATGAGGTGCTGTTGCTGCTGCCGATCCTGCTGGCGGTGACGCTGTTGACGCTCTGGCTGCCAACCCATTTCTGGCCCGCGATGGGGGAACGGCTGGCCCATTATGAGCAGCGCAACCTGCTGGTGGCGGCGCTGGCGATGGCATTTGCGCTGGTGCCGCTGATTTTTACCTTATCGGAAGACGCGCTGTTTAGCGTGCCGGTCTCGCTGGGGCAAGGCTCGCTGGCACTGGGGGCCACGCCGTGGCAGACCCTGACGCGCGTGGTGTTGCCCGGTGCTTCGGCCGGGATTTTTGCCGCACTGATGATTGGCTTTGGCCGTGCCCTGGGGGAAACCATGATCGTACTGATGGCGACCGGCAACACCCCGGTGAGTGAAGGCGGGTTATTTGCCGGATTACGTGCGCTGTCCGCCAATATCGCCATTGAAATGCCGGAAGCGGCAGCGGGCAGTGCCCATTACCGCATTCTGTTTCTCAGTGCGCTGATTCTGCTGATATTTACCTTAATCATTAACACGGTGGCGGAAGTGATCCGTCAGCGCCTGCGACAGCGCTACAGCCAGCATGAGGGACAGGGATGA
- the ppx gene encoding exopolyphosphatase produces the protein MPISHKSTPKPQEFAAIDLGSNSFHMVIARVVDGAMQVLGRLKQRVHLADGLDAQNRLSEEAIQRGLSCLALFAERLQGFSPANVTIVGTHTLRQAINAEEFLQRAADVIPYPIEVISGNEEARLIFMGVEHTQPEKGRKLVIDIGGGSTELVIGEDFEPQLVESRRMGCVSFAQLYFPKGEISPENFRRARLAAAQKLETLAWQYRLHGWQYALGASGTIKAACEVLLAMGEKEKLITPERLDQLYNEVIKHKSFAALSLPGLSEERKAVFVPGLAILCGVFDALAIRELRLSDGALREGVLYEMEGRFRHQDIRSRTAQSLANHYAIDNEQARRVLETTEQLYLQWLDQNPKLANPQLAALLKWAATLHEVGLTINHSGMQRHSAYILQYTNMPGFNQDQQMLLAMLVRFHRKAVKVDEMPRFTLFKKKQFLPLVFLLRLGTLLNNQRQATTRPDTLKLNTDDGHWTLTFPAGYFSQNTLVQLDLEREQSYWNEVTGWNLILQEE, from the coding sequence ATGCCAATTTCCCATAAGAGTACGCCGAAGCCACAGGAGTTTGCGGCCATTGACCTCGGCTCCAACAGTTTTCATATGGTGATTGCCCGTGTGGTGGATGGTGCCATGCAGGTGCTGGGACGACTTAAGCAGCGTGTGCATCTGGCCGATGGTCTGGATGCACAGAATCGCCTGAGCGAAGAGGCGATCCAGCGCGGTCTGAGCTGTCTGGCGCTGTTTGCCGAGCGCCTGCAAGGGTTCAGCCCGGCTAACGTCACCATCGTGGGGACGCATACGCTGCGTCAGGCGATTAACGCTGAAGAGTTTCTGCAACGGGCGGCCGACGTCATCCCCTACCCGATTGAAGTGATTTCCGGCAATGAAGAAGCACGTCTGATCTTTATGGGCGTGGAGCATACGCAGCCGGAGAAAGGCCGCAAGCTGGTGATCGATATCGGCGGTGGCTCGACCGAGCTGGTGATTGGCGAAGATTTCGAACCGCAGCTGGTGGAAAGCCGCCGTATGGGTTGCGTCAGTTTTGCCCAGCTGTATTTCCCCAAAGGGGAAATCTCGCCGGAAAACTTCCGTCGCGCCCGTCTGGCGGCGGCGCAAAAGTTGGAAACCCTGGCCTGGCAATATCGTCTGCATGGCTGGCAGTACGCGCTGGGCGCGTCTGGCACCATCAAAGCCGCCTGCGAAGTGCTGCTGGCGATGGGCGAGAAAGAGAAACTGATTACCCCGGAGCGGCTGGACCAGCTGTATAACGAGGTGATCAAGCACAAATCTTTTGCGGCGCTTAGCCTGCCGGGCCTGTCCGAAGAACGTAAGGCGGTGTTTGTGCCTGGGCTGGCGATTCTGTGTGGCGTCTTTGATGCGCTGGCGATTCGTGAGCTGCGTCTGTCCGATGGCGCATTGCGCGAAGGCGTGCTGTATGAAATGGAAGGCCGCTTCCGCCACCAGGATATCCGCAGCCGTACCGCCCAAAGTCTGGCAAATCATTACGCCATCGATAACGAGCAGGCGCGTCGCGTGCTGGAAACTACCGAGCAGCTGTATCTGCAATGGCTCGACCAGAACCCAAAACTGGCGAATCCGCAACTGGCGGCGCTGCTGAAATGGGCGGCGACCTTGCATGAAGTCGGGCTGACCATTAACCACAGTGGCATGCAGCGTCACTCGGCCTACATCCTGCAATACACCAACATGCCAGGTTTTAATCAGGATCAACAGATGCTGCTGGCGATGCTGGTACGCTTCCACCGTAAAGCGGTGAAGGTGGATGAAATGCCACGCTTCACCTTGTTTAAGAAGAAGCAGTTTCTGCCGCTGGTTTTCCTGCTGCGTCTCGGCACCCTGCTGAATAATCAGCGCCAGGCCACCACGCGCCCGGATACGCTGAAGCTGAATACCGATGACGGACACTGGACGCTCACTTTCCCGGCGGGCTACTTCAGCCAGAACACGCTGGTGCAGCTGGATCTGGAGCGCGAGCAAAGCTACTGGAATGAAGTGACCGGCTGGAACCTGATTCTGCAAGAGGAGTAA
- the pstA gene encoding phosphate ABC transporter permease PstA, which translates to MKVMRQNDRWRWLTAGAVAVCLLAFTLLIGLLAWQGMRAFWPQPVDQYLFQPPEGEPVMVLGETLQRQRHDNGWRYTVKTGNRDFAPPDFRVIDSQSRAKTRRPADVMVLQRRSGGNAYGWFIELREDNEVLTARDRDGLLHQRLQQVHEQLRQASHIRRIEMARLNAQLENLQRQAEAQQRKGEFSAQRQSQYDANSAALQRNFAALGNQLAQLQSASHRDVLILRDVQGQDHPIPLAQIVATWYPNNMSLGQKMQHFLSQLWQFVSDNPAAGESESGAFPAIFGTVLMVLLMSVIVMPLGVVAAVWLHEYAGRNALTRLVRIAVVNLAGVPSIVYGVFGLGFFVWLIGGTIDQIFYARALPNPTFGTPGLLWAALTLALLTLPVVIVATEEGLSRIPDSLRQGSLALGATQAETLWRVVLPLAVPAMLTGLILAVARAAGETAPLMLVGVVKMVPELPVDAVFPYLHLDRKFMHLGFQIYDLAFQSPNIDADRPLVYATALLLVVIILSLNLLAMALRHRLRERYRLMTH; encoded by the coding sequence ATGAAGGTAATGCGCCAAAATGATCGCTGGCGCTGGCTGACTGCCGGTGCGGTGGCCGTGTGTTTACTGGCTTTTACTCTGCTGATTGGCTTACTGGCGTGGCAGGGGATGCGTGCCTTTTGGCCGCAGCCGGTCGATCAATATCTGTTCCAGCCACCCGAGGGCGAACCGGTGATGGTGCTGGGGGAAACCCTGCAACGTCAGCGGCATGACAACGGCTGGCGCTATACGGTGAAAACCGGGAATCGTGATTTTGCGCCCCCTGATTTTCGCGTGATTGACAGCCAGAGCCGGGCGAAAACCCGCAGGCCTGCGGATGTGATGGTGCTGCAACGTCGCAGCGGCGGGAACGCCTACGGCTGGTTTATTGAGCTGCGTGAAGATAATGAAGTGCTGACGGCACGCGATCGGGATGGGCTGTTGCATCAGCGTCTGCAACAGGTCCATGAACAGCTGCGCCAGGCCAGCCATATTCGCCGTATCGAGATGGCGCGCCTCAATGCGCAGCTGGAAAATCTGCAACGCCAGGCTGAGGCACAGCAGCGCAAAGGGGAGTTTAGCGCGCAGCGCCAGTCTCAATACGATGCCAACAGCGCCGCTTTGCAACGGAACTTCGCGGCGCTGGGCAACCAGCTGGCGCAGTTGCAAAGCGCCAGCCACCGGGATGTGTTGATATTGCGTGATGTGCAGGGACAGGACCACCCGATCCCGCTGGCGCAGATTGTCGCGACCTGGTATCCGAATAACATGAGCCTCGGCCAGAAAATGCAGCATTTTCTCAGCCAGCTATGGCAATTTGTCAGCGATAATCCGGCGGCAGGCGAGAGCGAAAGCGGCGCATTCCCGGCGATTTTTGGTACGGTGCTGATGGTGTTGCTGATGTCGGTTATCGTCATGCCACTTGGCGTGGTGGCGGCAGTCTGGCTGCATGAATACGCCGGGCGCAACGCGCTAACCCGACTGGTGCGGATTGCGGTGGTGAATCTGGCGGGGGTTCCCTCGATTGTTTATGGCGTGTTTGGTCTGGGCTTTTTTGTCTGGCTGATTGGCGGCACCATTGACCAGATATTTTACGCGCGCGCCTTGCCCAACCCGACATTTGGTACCCCCGGTCTGCTGTGGGCGGCGTTGACACTGGCGCTGCTGACCCTGCCGGTGGTGATTGTCGCCACGGAAGAAGGTCTGTCCCGTATCCCGGATAGCCTGAGACAAGGTTCGCTGGCGCTGGGGGCGACGCAGGCCGAAACGCTGTGGCGTGTGGTGCTGCCGCTGGCGGTTCCGGCGATGTTGACGGGGTTGATTCTCGCGGTGGCGCGTGCGGCCGGGGAAACCGCTCCGCTGATGCTGGTCGGGGTGGTGAAGATGGTACCGGAACTGCCAGTCGACGCAGTGTTTCCTTACCTGCACCTTGACCGCAAATTTATGCACCTCGGTTTTCAGATTTACGATCTGGCTTTTCAAAGCCCGAATATCGACGCTGATCGCCCCCTGGTTTACGCCACCGCCCTGTTGCTGGTGGTGATCATCCTGTCGCTCAATTTGCTGGCGATGGCGCTACGCCACCGTCTGCGCGAGCGTTACCGGCTTATGACGCATTAA
- the pstB gene encoding phosphate ABC transporter ATP-binding protein PstB — protein MTPDYDIALEVNQLSLWYGERQALNNIALQLPKNHITALIGPSGCGKSTLLRCFNRMNDVIDRCRVEGEILLGQHAIMQPEQDLAALRRRVGMVFQRPNPFPKSIYENVVYGLRLQGVRDRRVLNEACENALRAAALWGEVKDQLGQSALTLSTGQQQRLVIARAIAIEPEVLLLDEPTSALDPISTLVIEELMTTLKQHFTLVLVTHNMQQAARVSDYTAFMHNGQLVEFDETDRIFTAPKTRRTEDYITGRFG, from the coding sequence ATGACGCCCGATTACGACATCGCTCTTGAGGTTAATCAGCTTTCGCTATGGTATGGCGAGCGCCAGGCGCTGAACAACATTGCCCTGCAACTGCCGAAGAATCACATCACGGCGCTGATTGGCCCCTCCGGTTGCGGCAAATCGACGCTGCTGCGCTGCTTTAATCGCATGAATGATGTGATCGATCGCTGCCGGGTGGAAGGTGAGATCCTGTTGGGTCAGCATGCCATTATGCAGCCAGAGCAGGATCTGGCCGCGCTGCGGCGACGCGTTGGCATGGTGTTTCAGCGTCCGAACCCGTTCCCTAAATCAATTTATGAAAACGTGGTTTATGGTCTGCGTTTACAGGGCGTACGCGATCGTCGGGTGCTGAATGAAGCCTGCGAAAATGCTCTGCGTGCGGCGGCACTGTGGGGTGAGGTGAAGGATCAATTGGGGCAAAGTGCCTTAACCCTCTCCACCGGACAGCAGCAGCGGCTGGTGATTGCGCGTGCCATTGCCATCGAGCCGGAAGTCCTGTTGCTGGACGAGCCGACCTCGGCGCTGGACCCGATCTCTACGCTGGTGATTGAAGAATTAATGACTACGCTGAAGCAGCATTTCACGCTGGTGCTGGTGACGCACAATATGCAGCAGGCGGCGCGCGTGTCGGATTACACCGCGTTTATGCACAACGGCCAACTGGTGGAGTTTGATGAAACCGACCGCATCTTCACCGCACCGAAAACGCGGCGCACCGAAGATTACATTACGGGACGGTTTGGGTAA
- the ppk1 gene encoding polyphosphate kinase 1, whose protein sequence is MGQEKLYIEKELSWLSFNERVLQEAADKSNPLIERMRFLGIYSNNLDEFYKVRFADLKRRILIGEEQGSPSTPRHLLKKIQQRVLKSDQEFDALYNELLLEMARNQIFLINERQLSPNQQVWLRYYFKHQLRQHITPILLNHDTDLIEFLKDDYTYLAVEIIRGEDKRYALLEIPSDKVPRFVNLPAESPRRRKPMILLDNILRYCLDEIFKGFFDYDSLNAYSMKMTRDAEYDLVTEMESSLLELMSSSLKQRLNAEPVRFVYQRDMPDEMVEMLRHKLSISNYDSVVPGGRYHNFKDFISFPNEGKSNLENRPLPQIRHIGFDGFRNGFDAIRNRDVLLYYPYHTFEHVLELLRQASFDPSVLAIKINIYRVAKNSRIMDAMIHAAYNGKKVTVVVELQARFDEEANIRWAKRLTEAGVHVIFSAPGLKIHAKLFLISRREGEEIVRYAHIGTGNFNEKTARIYTDYSLLTADARITNEVRRVFNFIENPYRPVSFDHLMVSPQNSRNMLYQLIDNEIANVQQGIPAGITLKINNLVDNGLVDRLYAASSAGVKVNLLVRGMCSLIPDLPGISENIRVISIVDRYLEHDRVYIFENGGDKKVYLSSADWMTRNIDYRIEVAVSILDPRLKERVLDIIAILFSDTVKARIVDKELSNRYVPRGNRRKVRSQLAIYDYIKKLEQPE, encoded by the coding sequence ATGGGTCAGGAAAAGCTGTATATAGAAAAAGAATTAAGCTGGTTATCATTTAATGAACGCGTGTTACAGGAAGCAGCGGATAAAAGTAACCCGCTGATTGAACGTATGCGTTTCCTCGGGATCTATTCGAACAACCTTGATGAGTTTTATAAAGTCCGCTTCGCTGATTTGAAACGTCGCATTCTGATCGGTGAAGAACAAGGATCGCCCAGCACCCCACGTCATCTGCTGAAGAAGATCCAGCAACGGGTCCTGAAATCCGACCAGGAATTTGACGCGCTGTATAACGAATTGCTGCTGGAGATGGCGCGTAATCAGATCTTCCTGATTAATGAACGTCAGCTGTCGCCCAATCAACAGGTCTGGCTGCGGTATTACTTCAAGCACCAGCTGCGTCAGCACATCACCCCGATTCTGCTTAACCACGACACCGATTTAATCGAATTCCTCAAGGACGATTACACCTATCTGGCGGTGGAAATCATTCGTGGTGAAGACAAACGCTATGCCCTGCTGGAAATTCCGTCCGATAAAGTGCCGCGTTTCGTTAACCTGCCGGCCGAGTCACCGCGTCGCCGTAAACCGATGATCCTGCTGGACAACATTCTGCGCTATTGCCTTGATGAAATTTTCAAAGGCTTTTTCGATTATGATTCGCTGAATGCCTACTCCATGAAGATGACGCGCGATGCCGAGTACGATCTGGTCACTGAGATGGAATCCAGCCTGCTGGAACTGATGTCCTCCAGCCTGAAACAGCGCCTCAACGCCGAGCCGGTGCGTTTCGTTTATCAGCGTGATATGCCGGATGAAATGGTGGAGATGCTGCGTCATAAGCTCTCCATCTCCAACTATGATTCGGTGGTGCCGGGCGGCCGTTACCATAACTTCAAAGATTTCATCAGCTTCCCAAATGAAGGTAAAAGCAATCTGGAGAATCGCCCGTTACCGCAGATTCGTCATATTGGCTTTGATGGCTTCCGCAACGGCTTTGACGCCATTCGCAACCGCGATGTGCTGCTCTACTATCCGTACCATACTTTCGAGCATGTGCTTGAACTGCTGCGCCAGGCCTCCTTCGACCCCAGCGTACTGGCGATTAAAATCAACATCTACCGTGTGGCGAAAAACTCGCGCATCATGGATGCGATGATCCACGCAGCCTACAATGGCAAGAAAGTGACGGTGGTGGTGGAGTTGCAGGCGCGCTTTGATGAGGAAGCCAACATCCGCTGGGCGAAGCGTCTGACCGAAGCGGGCGTCCATGTGATTTTCTCTGCGCCGGGTCTGAAAATTCACGCCAAACTGTTCCTGATCTCGCGTCGCGAAGGGGAAGAGATTGTGCGCTACGCACATATCGGCACCGGTAACTTCAACGAAAAAACCGCACGCATTTATACTGACTATTCTTTGTTAACTGCGGATGCGCGTATCACCAATGAAGTGCGTCGGGTGTTTAACTTTATTGAAAACCCGTATCGTCCGGTGAGTTTCGACCATCTGATGGTGTCGCCGCAAAATTCGCGCAATATGCTTTATCAATTGATTGATAACGAAATTGCCAACGTGCAGCAGGGCATTCCAGCGGGCATTACGCTGAAAATTAATAACCTGGTGGATAACGGTCTGGTGGATCGGCTGTATGCTGCGTCATCTGCCGGGGTAAAAGTTAATCTGCTGGTACGCGGTATGTGCTCGCTGATCCCGGATTTACCCGGCATTAGCGAAAATATTCGCGTGATTAGCATCGTTGACCGCTACCTGGAGCACGACCGCGTCTATATTTTCGAAAACGGTGGCGATAAAAAAGTGTATCTCTCCTCTGCGGACTGGATGACACGCAATATCGATTATCGTATTGAAGTGGCGGTGTCGATCCTGGACCCTCGTCTGAAAGAGCGCGTACTGGATATCATTGCCATCCTGTTTAGCGATACAGTAAAAGCCCGTATCGTCGACAAAGAACTGAGTAACCGTTATGTGCCGCGCGGCAACCGCCGGAAGGTGCGTTCGCAGCTGGCAATTTACGATTACATCAAGAAACTGGAACAACCTGAATAA
- the purN gene encoding phosphoribosylglycinamide formyltransferase, with amino-acid sequence MKKLVVLISGNGSNLQSILDACASGRINGSVAAVFSNKASAMGLTRAQEAGVATHTLAASEFADRDAFDRQLMQEIDAYAPDLVVLAGYMRILSQAFVAHYHDRLVNIHPSLLPKYPGLHTHRQALENGDEEHGTSVHFVTDELDGGPVILQARVPVFADDTEDEITARVQHQEHAIYPLVISWFVDGRLQMREGAAWLDGQPLPPQGYAHD; translated from the coding sequence ATGAAGAAACTGGTTGTACTGATTTCCGGTAACGGGAGCAATCTTCAGTCCATCCTCGACGCCTGCGCAAGCGGGCGGATTAACGGCAGCGTGGCTGCCGTTTTCAGTAATAAAGCCTCGGCAATGGGTTTAACGCGCGCGCAGGAAGCGGGTGTCGCGACCCATACGCTGGCCGCCAGTGAGTTTGCCGACCGTGACGCCTTCGATCGCCAGCTGATGCAGGAGATTGATGCTTACGCCCCGGATCTGGTGGTGCTGGCCGGTTATATGCGCATTCTCAGCCAGGCGTTTGTGGCGCATTATCACGATCGTCTGGTCAACATCCATCCCTCCCTGCTGCCCAAGTATCCTGGCCTGCACACCCATCGTCAGGCGCTGGAGAATGGCGACGAGGAACACGGCACCTCAGTGCATTTCGTCACTGACGAGCTGGATGGCGGGCCGGTTATTTTGCAGGCACGCGTACCGGTGTTTGCGGACGATACGGAAGATGAAATCACCGCCCGCGTACAGCATCAGGAACATGCGATTTATCCGCTGGTGATTAGCTGGTTTGTCGATGGACGTTTGCAGATGCGTGAAGGTGCCGCCTGGCTGGATGGCCAACCGTTGCCACCGCAGGGTTATGCCCACGATTGA
- the purM gene encoding phosphoribosylformylglycinamidine cyclo-ligase, whose product MTDKTSLSYKDAGVDIDAGNALVDRIKGVVKKTRRPEVMGGLGGFGALCALPQKYREPVLVSGTDGVGTKLRLAMDLKRHDSIGIDLVAMCVNDLVVQGAEPLFFLDYYATGKLDVDTASSVITGIAEGCLQSGCALVGGETAEMPGMYHGEDYDVAGFCVGVVEKSEIIDGSKVQDGDVLIALGSSGPHSNGYSLVRKILQVSQTDPESKQLEGKSLADHLLAPTRIYVKNILSLIEQVDVHAIAHLTGGGFWENIPRVLPDNTQAVLEESSWQWPAVFSWLQQAGNVSRHEMYRTFNCGVGMVIALSAAEADKAIQLMTDAGEQAWKIGVIKASDAEERVVINP is encoded by the coding sequence ACCGTATCAAAGGCGTAGTGAAAAAGACCCGCCGCCCGGAAGTGATGGGTGGACTGGGTGGCTTTGGCGCGCTTTGTGCGCTGCCGCAGAAATACCGCGAGCCAGTGCTGGTTTCCGGCACCGACGGCGTCGGCACCAAGCTGCGTCTGGCGATGGATCTGAAACGCCATGACAGCATCGGTATCGATCTGGTGGCGATGTGCGTGAATGACCTGGTGGTTCAAGGCGCTGAGCCGCTGTTCTTCCTCGACTACTATGCGACCGGCAAGCTGGATGTGGATACCGCTTCATCGGTGATCACCGGGATCGCCGAAGGTTGTCTGCAATCGGGTTGTGCGCTGGTTGGCGGTGAAACCGCTGAAATGCCAGGCATGTACCACGGCGAAGATTACGACGTGGCAGGTTTCTGCGTTGGCGTGGTGGAAAAATCAGAAATCATCGACGGCTCGAAAGTGCAGGATGGTGATGTGCTGATTGCGCTGGGCTCCAGCGGTCCGCACTCCAACGGTTATTCGCTGGTGCGTAAAATCCTCCAGGTGAGCCAGACCGATCCGGAAAGCAAACAGCTGGAAGGTAAATCGCTGGCCGATCATCTGCTGGCTCCGACCCGCATCTACGTGAAAAATATCCTCAGCCTGATCGAACAGGTTGATGTGCACGCGATTGCGCACCTCACCGGTGGCGGCTTCTGGGAAAACATTCCGCGCGTATTGCCGGACAACACCCAGGCGGTGCTGGAAGAGAGCAGCTGGCAGTGGCCGGCGGTGTTCAGCTGGCTGCAACAGGCCGGTAACGTCAGCCGTCATGAAATGTACCGCACCTTTAACTGCGGCGTGGGTATGGTGATTGCGCTGAGCGCGGCAGAAGCCGACAAAGCGATTCAGCTGATGACCGACGCAGGCGAGCAGGCGTGGAAAATCGGTGTGATCAAAGCTTCTGATGCCGAAGAGCGTGTGGTTATCAACCCATGA
- a CDS encoding YfgG family protein, translated as MNNAFPARRRPKTGSMTRIVLLISFFILVGRLIFTIPGAIEHHQQKKATPDPVTQSSTDTR; from the coding sequence GTGAATAACGCTTTCCCCGCACGAAGACGTCCCAAAACCGGTTCGATGACACGAATTGTTTTGCTGATCAGTTTTTTTATTTTGGTTGGCCGTCTGATTTTCACCATCCCTGGTGCCATTGAGCATCATCAGCAGAAGAAAGCCACACCCGACCCGGTGACGCAAAGCAGCACCGACACGCGTTAA
- the tehB gene encoding tellurite resistance methyltransferase TehB, which translates to MTIRPDNYFAEKYGLTPPHSEVLEALPKLTPGKVLDLGCGQGRNSLFLNQQGFDVTGWDSNPQSLARLQQIIHDEQLQHIRAEACDLNQVRFNGDYQLVLSTVVMMFLQPETIPQLIADMQASTVKYGYNLIVAAMDTDDYPNPLNFPFTFKSGELSDYYRSWHIVKYNEHVGELHRRDENGQRIRCRFATLLAQKASY; encoded by the coding sequence ATGACCATTCGTCCTGACAACTATTTCGCGGAAAAGTATGGCCTGACGCCACCGCATTCGGAAGTGCTGGAAGCGCTGCCCAAATTAACGCCCGGTAAGGTGCTGGATTTGGGCTGCGGCCAGGGCCGCAACAGCCTGTTTCTCAATCAACAGGGATTTGATGTGACGGGCTGGGATAGCAATCCGCAAAGCCTGGCGCGGCTGCAACAAATTATCCACGATGAGCAGCTGCAACATATCCGGGCTGAAGCCTGTGACCTGAACCAGGTCCGCTTCAACGGCGATTACCAGCTGGTGCTCTCTACCGTGGTGATGATGTTTCTGCAACCGGAAACCATTCCGCAGCTGATTGCCGATATGCAGGCCAGCACGGTGAAATATGGCTACAACCTGATTGTCGCAGCCATGGATACTGACGATTATCCCAATCCGCTCAACTTCCCGTTCACCTTTAAGTCCGGTGAACTCAGTGACTACTACCGCAGCTGGCATATCGTGAAATATAACGAGCATGTCGGTGAGCTGCATCGGCGTGATGAAAACGGCCAGCGCATCCGCTGCCGCTTCGCTACGCTGCTGGCGCAAAAAGCCAGTTACTGA